From one Misgurnus anguillicaudatus chromosome 2, ASM2758022v2, whole genome shotgun sequence genomic stretch:
- the LOC129442859 gene encoding uncharacterized protein → MQDGKMKFTLSIVLIYSIWCKSVQTQGIRSFEGGGDDLSQVTCCLMVSNTKTPIVNLLDYYVQDSSLCSIRAIRFRTRKNKTICSDPEDKWAKKAMKELNAKRAVEPSKKTVECQTSQSKLIPTPLTTFISKANDNSVAVTAVMITTSPTKRIKQLPKRRRGKSGKGKSLRRYQYQYKKMLIKNRSNTLISSCPWLRCLWAYMTEKSDQKGWLMSVVIAASDGPSPNCCLTVSGTKTEIGNLLDYYIQDSSLCPIKAIRFRTKKNKTICSDPEDKWAKKAKAELDKRRLTTTTPYTDPPMCNTKISTDIPAISTTIPTTGPKTEISTSTVTSKNIKSTTIKTARPETVISTSTATSVSTAPSTVTTFKTTSTSLQTEIRTTTTKPTTVSRKSLKSNANPCSVTPKRTIRTTTAPPTTVTTTTQDRPKLKTIKPRKRKHRKSKPGLRKIQMRLHEWNKATTPKNN, encoded by the exons ATGCAAGACGGCAAGATGAAGTTCACTCTTTCAATTGTTCTCATTTACTCCATATGGTGCAAAAGTGTTCAAACACAAG GAATCAGGAGTTTTGAGGGAGGAG GTGATGACCTGTCTCAAGTAACCTGTTGTTTAATGGTGTCAAACACCAAAACACCAATTGTAAACCTTTTGGATTATTATGTGCAAGACTCAAGTCTGTGTTCCATCAGAGCTATACG GTTCCGCACcaggaaaaataaaacaatctgTTCAGATCCTGAAGATAAATGGGCCAAGAAAGCAATGAAAGAACTGAATGCAAAACGTGCAGTGGAACCTTCCAAAAAGACTGTTGAGTGCCAAACATCTCAATCAAAACTGATCCCAACACCACTGACCACTTTTATATCCAAAGCAAATGACAACAGCGTAGCAGTCACTGCAGTGATGATCACAACTTCACCCACAAAGAGGATAAAACAACTGCCAAAGAGAAGGAGAGGAAAAAGCGGGAAAGGAAAATCGCTGAGAAGATATCAGTaccaatacaaaaaaatgttgATTAAAAATAGATCAAA CACACTCATCTCTTCCTGTCCCTGGTTGAGGTGTCTGTGGGCCTACATGACGGAGAAAAGTGATCAGAAAgggtg GCTGATGAGTGTTGTGATAGCAG CAAGTGATGGACCTTCACCAAACTGCTGTCTTACTGTGTCAGGCACCAAAACAGAAATTGGAAACCTTTTGGATTATTACATTCAAGATAGTTCACTATGTCCCATCAAAGCTATAAG GTTCCGCACcaagaaaaataaaactatttgttCCGATCCAGAGGATAAATGGGCCAAGAAAGCAAAAGCAGAACTGGATAAAAGACGTTTAACGACAACGACACCTTACACAGATCCCCCTATGTGCAACACAAAAATATCTACAGACATCCCAGCTATATCTACAACAATTCCAACAACAGGACCAAAGACTGAGATCAGCACAAGTACAGTAAcatcaaaaaacataaaatctACAACAATCAAAACAGCAAGACCAGAGACAGTGATCAGCACAAGTACAGCAACATCAGTCTCAACTGCTCCATCAACAGTGACCACATTCAAAACTACTAGTACAAGCCTCCAGACAGAAATCAGGACAACGACCACCAAGCCAACTACAGTGTCCAGAAAGAGTTTAAAATCAAATGCAAATCCATGTTCAGTTACACCAAAGCGGACTATAAGAACCACAACTGCTCCACCGACTACTGTTACAACCACAACACAGGACAGACCCAAATTGAAGACAATAAAACCACGCAAGAGAAAACACAGGAAAAGCAAGCCAGGCCTTAGGAAAATTCAGATGAGACTGCATGAATGGAATAAGGCTACAACACCAAAGAACAATTAA